In one Pseudomonas sp. MM211 genomic region, the following are encoded:
- a CDS encoding LLM class flavin-dependent oxidoreductase, whose product MSDAKRQMSIGMNILGFGAHAAAWRTGEAHPSAYLDVDYYRNIARISERGTLDAIFLADGPALQGDVAKSPAGRLEPTVLLTAVALATQHIGVIATCSSTYNDPYNLARRFASIDHISGGRVAWNVVTNAGDAAAQNFGLAGAPLHVDRYARADEFLDIATKLWDSWEEGAIIGDAQRGVFADLAKVHNIDYVGEHFSVKGPLNVPRSPQGRPVLVQAGSSEGGKALGSRWADAIFTTQTTLADGQAFYQEMKNRARAWGRNPDHLKIMPGLSTVIGSTEAEARERFDRLNAYIGEGGLISQVAQRIGIAAHELDLDAELPWHRIGPINEFERGSHGFLEAQINLARREKLTVRELSRRILVGHRLIVGTPEQVADTLEHWFLAGAGDGFNIMPDSFPSGVESFVDEVVPLLRKRGVFRHEYSGSTLRDHLGLPYPRSQYEQPQRAASA is encoded by the coding sequence ATGAGTGACGCGAAGCGGCAGATGAGCATCGGCATGAACATCCTCGGCTTTGGCGCGCACGCTGCGGCCTGGCGCACGGGTGAAGCGCATCCCTCGGCTTATCTCGATGTCGACTACTACCGCAATATCGCCAGGATCTCCGAACGCGGCACGCTGGACGCCATCTTTCTGGCCGATGGCCCGGCGCTGCAGGGCGACGTTGCCAAGAGCCCGGCCGGGCGACTGGAGCCTACGGTGCTGCTTACCGCCGTGGCGCTGGCGACCCAGCACATCGGGGTGATCGCCACCTGCTCGAGCACCTACAACGACCCGTACAACCTGGCGCGCCGATTCGCGTCCATCGATCACATCAGCGGCGGGCGTGTCGCCTGGAACGTGGTGACCAACGCCGGTGACGCGGCTGCGCAGAATTTCGGGCTGGCCGGGGCGCCACTGCATGTCGACCGCTACGCCCGCGCCGACGAGTTTCTCGATATCGCCACCAAGCTGTGGGACAGCTGGGAAGAGGGCGCCATCATCGGCGATGCCCAGCGCGGCGTATTCGCCGACCTGGCGAAGGTGCACAACATCGATTACGTCGGCGAGCACTTCTCCGTGAAGGGGCCGTTGAACGTGCCGCGCTCGCCTCAAGGGCGGCCGGTGCTGGTACAGGCTGGCTCCTCCGAAGGCGGCAAGGCACTCGGTTCCCGCTGGGCCGATGCCATTTTCACCACCCAAACGACCCTGGCGGACGGCCAGGCGTTCTATCAGGAGATGAAAAATCGCGCCCGCGCCTGGGGCCGCAATCCTGACCATCTGAAAATCATGCCTGGCCTGTCCACGGTGATTGGCAGCACCGAAGCGGAGGCTCGCGAGCGTTTCGACCGCCTCAATGCCTACATCGGTGAGGGCGGGTTGATCAGCCAGGTGGCGCAACGTATCGGCATCGCGGCGCACGAACTGGATCTGGACGCCGAACTGCCCTGGCACCGCATCGGCCCGATCAATGAATTCGAAAGGGGCTCCCATGGCTTTCTCGAGGCGCAGATCAATCTGGCACGCCGTGAAAAGCTCACCGTGCGCGAACTATCGCGACGCATCCTGGTGGGGCACCGGCTGATCGTCGGCACCCCCGAGCAGGTTGCCGACACCCTGGAGCACTGGTTCCTCGCTGGCGCTGGCGATGGCTTCAACATCATGCCGGACAGCTTCCCTTCAGGCGTCGAGAGTTTCGTCGACGAAGTGGTGCCGTTGCTGCGCAAGCGCGGTGTGTTTCGCCACGAGTACAGCGGTAGCACGCTGCGTGACCACCTTGGCTTGCCCTATCCCCGTAGCCAGTACGAACAGCCCCAGCGGGCCGCATCGGCTTGA
- a CDS encoding acyl-CoA dehydrogenase family protein, whose amino-acid sequence MIFSEQQTSPATSAELPVAPSDAQLLAIFEPLFARIAEGAIAREQGRELAHEPVAWLRDAGLGRLRVPQRHGGFGASLEQLFRLISRLAEADSNLPQIFRAHFGFVEGRLNDDDEQSRQRWFARVVAGELFGAAMAERTESTTNSVQLSRDGERLLLDGEKYYCTGTLYADWIAVSANQDDEHVAVAVSTTAAGVTRLDDWDGFGQRLTASGTTRFEQVEIADEQIIRRFTPGERKSDSYISAFYQQVHLATLAGIARAVQRDAVAFVQARTRTFGVPGQSSPRNDPLVQRVVGRLSSLTFSSEALVEKVARTLDQLWLAHQAGKATAEQYAEADIHTFQAQQIVIEQVLETTTLLFEVGGASASSSARRLDRHWRNARTLASHNPAILREAYLGDYYLNGTVPSEAWTERFAAAKGREKEQPAANEGDLA is encoded by the coding sequence ATGATATTCAGCGAACAGCAAACCTCACCCGCGACCTCCGCCGAACTGCCGGTAGCGCCCAGCGATGCACAGTTGCTGGCCATTTTCGAACCGCTGTTCGCGCGCATTGCCGAAGGCGCCATCGCCCGTGAGCAGGGCCGTGAGCTGGCGCATGAGCCGGTTGCCTGGCTGCGCGATGCGGGCCTTGGCAGGCTGCGCGTGCCCCAGCGTCACGGCGGTTTCGGTGCCAGCCTTGAGCAACTGTTCCGGCTGATCAGCCGCCTGGCGGAAGCAGACTCCAACCTGCCGCAGATCTTTCGTGCGCACTTCGGTTTCGTCGAGGGCCGTCTCAATGATGACGATGAGCAAAGCCGCCAGCGCTGGTTCGCGCGCGTGGTTGCCGGAGAGCTGTTTGGTGCGGCGATGGCCGAGCGTACCGAGAGCACCACCAACAGCGTCCAGCTGAGCCGCGATGGCGAGCGCTTGCTGCTCGATGGCGAGAAGTACTATTGCACCGGCACCCTGTATGCGGACTGGATTGCCGTTTCGGCCAATCAGGACGACGAGCATGTGGCCGTCGCCGTCTCCACTACAGCGGCCGGTGTCACGCGCCTGGACGACTGGGACGGCTTTGGCCAGCGCCTCACGGCCAGTGGCACCACTCGCTTCGAACAGGTCGAGATTGCCGACGAGCAGATCATCAGGCGCTTCACACCGGGCGAGCGCAAGAGCGATTCCTACATCAGTGCGTTCTATCAGCAGGTGCACCTGGCGACCCTGGCCGGCATCGCAAGAGCCGTTCAGCGCGATGCCGTCGCATTCGTGCAGGCACGTACCCGCACCTTCGGTGTACCGGGGCAATCCAGCCCGCGCAACGATCCGTTGGTACAGCGGGTGGTCGGCCGGCTGTCCAGCCTGACCTTCTCCAGCGAAGCCCTGGTGGAGAAGGTCGCGCGGACGCTGGATCAGCTCTGGCTGGCGCATCAGGCTGGCAAGGCCACGGCCGAGCAGTACGCCGAGGCGGATATCCATACCTTCCAGGCTCAGCAGATCGTGATCGAGCAGGTACTGGAAACCACCACCTTGCTGTTCGAAGTGGGCGGCGCCTCGGCGTCGAGCAGCGCGCGGCGCCTGGATCGTCATTGGCGCAACGCACGCACCTTGGCTTCGCACAATCCGGCGATCCTGCGTGAGGCCTACCTGGGCGATTACTACCTCAACGGCACCGTGCCCAGCGAGGCCTGGACGGAGCGCTTCGCCGCCGCCAAGGGCCGGGAGAAAGAACAGCCGGCAGCCAATGAAGGGGATCTGGCATGA
- a CDS encoding ABC transporter permease, with protein MSPLRRIIWRLLAGVLVLWGAATLTFVGLNVTGGDPALAILGGPEAVPTAEALAQVRREYGLDQPLIVQYGQYLGRLAQGDLGESYRLRIPVAQAIGDHLGATLQLAIWAALVAVLLAIAVAVLTARRRPWVGSLSSGIELVLSSMPSFVLGILLLLVFSFQLRLFPPSGSSGWKTMVLPILTLALPVAAVLAQVLRQELEDILEQPFITMARARGLSEAGVRLGHALRHALIPLVTLSGFILASLLGGAVITETLFARQGVGRLMLDAANTKDVPMVLGITLLAALIYVVVNLIVDLLLPLIDPRVTAR; from the coding sequence ATGAGCCCATTGCGACGGATCATCTGGCGGCTGCTGGCCGGCGTGCTGGTGCTGTGGGGGGCGGCGACCCTGACGTTCGTCGGCTTGAACGTCACCGGTGGCGATCCCGCCCTGGCCATCCTCGGAGGCCCGGAGGCCGTGCCGACGGCTGAAGCGCTGGCGCAGGTGCGCCGGGAATACGGGCTCGACCAGCCGCTGATCGTCCAGTATGGCCAGTATCTCGGTCGTCTGGCCCAGGGGGATCTCGGTGAATCCTATCGCCTGCGTATCCCGGTGGCTCAGGCGATCGGCGATCACCTCGGAGCCACCCTGCAACTGGCGATCTGGGCGGCGCTGGTGGCCGTGTTGCTGGCCATCGCGGTGGCCGTGCTGACCGCACGCCGCCGTCCCTGGGTCGGCTCGCTGTCCTCGGGAATCGAGCTGGTGTTGTCTTCCATGCCGTCGTTCGTGCTCGGCATCCTTCTGTTGCTGGTGTTTTCCTTCCAGTTGCGGCTGTTTCCTCCGAGCGGTTCCAGCGGCTGGAAAACCATGGTGCTGCCGATCCTGACACTCGCGCTGCCGGTAGCCGCGGTACTGGCCCAGGTGCTGCGTCAGGAACTGGAAGACATCCTCGAACAGCCGTTCATCACCATGGCCCGCGCCCGCGGCCTTTCCGAAGCCGGGGTGCGCCTCGGCCATGCGCTGCGCCATGCGCTGATTCCGCTGGTGACGCTGTCCGGCTTCATTCTCGCCAGCCTGCTTGGCGGTGCCGTGATCACCGAGACGCTGTTCGCCAGGCAGGGTGTCGGCCGTTTGATGCTCGATGCCGCCAACACCAAGGATGTGCCCATGGTGCTCGGCATCACCCTGCTGGCCGCGCTGATCTACGTGGTCGTCAACCTGATCGTGGATCTGCTCCTGCCGCTGATCGATCCGCGGGTGACCGCGCGATGA
- a CDS encoding ABC transporter substrate-binding protein — MKASGQVVDGLLSYPASDYHEQAKGKSGGTLRASVALDTGTFDVHSISHGNVQWLGRIIYDGLVYQDEQGGISPWLAKSWEVSEDGTVYTFHLRDDVTFSDGTKFNAEAVRVNLEHMRDPATKSPLAAAYIAPYAQGRVLDEYTFEATLREPYSPFLDVLAQSWLSMISPRQILEDPKSIAEKPIGSGPFVVESYTREQGATFVRRDDYNWAPPVVRHQGPAYLQRIELTFIPEAMIRYNSLLSGQHDFTLDAPTQNAKSIRSNPELVLNSRIRKGNPFRSLTFNVERFPFDDVRVRKAVTQAVDREGLAWITGFGEFQTKSDYLAANSRFYDPSFSEALKFDPQAADRLLDEAGWQQRDSEGYRTKDGKRLAAQLLISENPAFPSSVAVAIQSDARKIGLQVEIEVLPTAQATDRRYSGDYQILGGGYWHTNTPDGLFILYHSASITTDRLIGQNSSRLRDAELDDVLERARRSNDVAEQRALYSQAQRRLTELVPAAPSYESHHITAHQAYVKGVVFDTSHNTPFFTSVWLDKE; from the coding sequence ATGAAGGCAAGCGGGCAAGTGGTCGATGGTTTGCTCAGCTATCCCGCTTCCGACTATCACGAGCAGGCCAAGGGCAAGTCGGGTGGCACCCTGCGCGCTTCGGTGGCGCTGGATACCGGCACGTTCGACGTTCACTCCATCTCCCACGGCAACGTCCAGTGGCTGGGCCGGATCATCTACGACGGCCTGGTGTATCAGGACGAGCAGGGCGGAATTTCACCCTGGTTGGCAAAGTCCTGGGAGGTTTCCGAGGACGGCACCGTCTACACCTTCCACCTGCGTGACGATGTCACCTTCAGCGATGGCACCAAGTTCAATGCCGAGGCCGTTCGCGTCAACCTCGAGCACATGCGCGATCCAGCCACCAAGTCGCCACTGGCCGCCGCCTATATCGCGCCGTATGCCCAGGGCCGGGTGCTCGACGAGTACACCTTCGAAGCGACCCTGCGCGAACCTTACTCGCCGTTTCTCGACGTGCTGGCGCAGTCTTGGCTGAGCATGATCTCGCCACGACAGATTCTCGAAGACCCGAAATCCATCGCGGAAAAACCCATCGGTTCCGGGCCCTTCGTGGTTGAAAGCTACACGCGCGAGCAGGGGGCGACCTTCGTCAGGCGCGATGACTACAACTGGGCGCCGCCGGTCGTGCGCCACCAGGGCCCGGCGTATCTGCAGCGTATCGAACTGACGTTCATCCCGGAGGCGATGATCCGCTACAACTCGCTGTTGTCCGGCCAGCACGATTTCACCCTCGATGCCCCGACGCAAAACGCCAAGTCGATCCGCTCCAACCCCGAACTGGTGCTCAACAGCCGTATCCGCAAGGGCAATCCATTTCGCAGCCTCACGTTCAACGTCGAACGCTTTCCCTTCGATGACGTGCGCGTGCGCAAAGCCGTTACCCAGGCCGTCGACCGTGAAGGTCTGGCGTGGATCACCGGCTTTGGCGAGTTCCAGACGAAAAGTGATTACCTGGCGGCCAACTCGCGGTTCTACGATCCGTCCTTCAGCGAGGCATTGAAGTTCGACCCGCAGGCGGCTGACCGACTGCTCGACGAGGCCGGCTGGCAGCAGCGTGACAGCGAAGGCTACCGCACCAAGGATGGCAAGCGTCTGGCAGCCCAGCTGCTGATCAGCGAGAACCCGGCGTTCCCGAGCAGCGTGGCCGTTGCCATTCAGTCCGACGCGCGCAAGATCGGCCTGCAGGTCGAGATCGAAGTGCTGCCCACGGCCCAGGCGACCGACCGCCGCTACAGCGGTGACTACCAGATTCTGGGCGGCGGCTACTGGCACACCAATACGCCGGACGGCCTGTTCATCCTCTACCACAGCGCGTCGATCACCACCGACCGGCTGATCGGCCAGAACTCCTCACGGCTGCGTGACGCGGAGCTGGACGACGTGCTCGAGCGTGCGCGGCGCAGCAACGATGTGGCCGAGCAACGGGCGCTTTACAGCCAGGCCCAGCGGCGCCTGACCGAGCTGGTTCCTGCTGCGCCTTCCTACGAAAGCCATCACATCACCGCGCACCAGGCCTACGTCAAGGGCGTGGTTTTCGACACGTCTCACAACACCCCGTTCTTCACCAGCGTCTGGCTGGACAAGGAGTGA
- a CDS encoding TonB-dependent receptor family protein — protein MSGAKKTESQQAEDKLKEIPGSVSVVDNKEVERGRAATLEDVLAFQPGVIAQAAGGNDAIKISIRGSGANASPGYFREGVKFLFDGLALTGPGGTPYELLETSGVSHTEVLRGANAFDYTALSLGGAINMITHSGYTSPGNYARFEAGSFGWRKQQLSTGGVEGNADYYVSLHNSERDGYQDYTFTKAKGVVSNFGYRFNSKLDTRLIIRYREQYHENSGTLTRAQLEDDSSQPNLTTVAQRGDSTKNGSIWVGSKTTYSFDDDSRVELGLVYHNYRQILGEKSPVTPNHWQWRDLNTSLRYLRSDEIFGHQSNTTIAFSNTLHDRAEVSTYSGSTQQLVKDTNYSGSFDTVFSVGNDLELTERLWLSSGLSLVNIVRDVDVKFSDRPNATPFPDDYKYDNWSLAPRLGLRYYLTPDLQLFTNVSRSIDPPSAWSISPSGPTNNYTMPLVEQKANTFEVGIRGSQGIVSGSLALYRSWIHNELLNVEVVPASGLTPALTRTSNASATIHQGVEAGLDIDLWQGTRGDNLLLRQSYTLNDFYYRDDQEFNANELPGLPKHIYQAELKYQHPSGFYGGIDVRSASSTAVDYANSFYAPSYTVWGAKFGYEDPSDRWQVFLDLRNLTDESYATAISPIYNARGNDAAALYVGDGFGAFTGVAFRF, from the coding sequence GTGAGCGGGGCCAAGAAGACCGAGTCGCAACAGGCAGAGGACAAGCTTAAGGAAATACCCGGCTCGGTAAGTGTCGTGGATAACAAGGAGGTCGAGCGTGGCCGCGCGGCAACCCTGGAAGATGTACTCGCCTTCCAGCCAGGGGTAATAGCGCAAGCTGCTGGTGGCAACGATGCGATCAAGATCTCGATCCGCGGTTCCGGCGCCAATGCCTCGCCCGGTTACTTCCGCGAGGGGGTCAAGTTCCTGTTCGATGGCCTGGCGCTGACCGGGCCAGGTGGTACGCCTTATGAATTGCTGGAAACCTCTGGAGTCAGCCACACCGAAGTGCTGCGCGGCGCCAATGCGTTCGACTACACGGCACTGTCGCTGGGTGGCGCGATCAACATGATTACCCACAGCGGCTACACCTCGCCGGGCAACTACGCCCGCTTCGAGGCCGGTAGTTTCGGCTGGCGCAAGCAGCAGTTGAGCACCGGCGGCGTGGAAGGCAACGCCGACTATTACGTCAGCCTGCACAACTCCGAGCGCGACGGTTACCAGGACTACACCTTCACCAAGGCCAAGGGCGTGGTATCCAACTTCGGTTACCGCTTCAACTCCAAGCTCGATACGCGGCTGATCATCCGCTACCGCGAGCAGTACCACGAGAACTCCGGCACCCTGACCCGTGCGCAGTTGGAGGATGACTCTTCCCAGCCGAACCTGACCACCGTAGCGCAACGTGGCGACTCGACCAAGAACGGGTCGATATGGGTTGGCAGCAAGACCACCTACAGCTTCGACGATGACTCCCGGGTCGAACTGGGGCTGGTCTACCACAATTACCGGCAGATCCTCGGCGAGAAGAGCCCGGTCACCCCCAACCACTGGCAATGGCGCGACCTCAACACCTCACTGCGCTACCTGCGAAGTGACGAAATTTTCGGCCACCAGAGCAACACCACGATCGCCTTCAGCAACACCCTGCATGACCGCGCCGAGGTCAGCACCTACAGCGGCAGCACCCAGCAACTGGTCAAGGACACCAACTACAGCGGCTCCTTCGACACCGTGTTCTCGGTCGGCAACGACCTGGAACTGACCGAGCGCCTGTGGCTGTCCAGCGGTCTGTCGCTGGTCAACATCGTTCGCGACGTGGACGTGAAGTTCTCCGATCGGCCCAACGCCACGCCTTTCCCGGATGACTACAAGTACGACAACTGGAGCCTCGCGCCGCGCCTGGGCCTGCGTTACTACCTGACCCCGGATCTGCAACTGTTCACCAACGTCAGCCGCTCTATTGATCCGCCCAGCGCCTGGTCGATCTCGCCGTCTGGCCCGACCAACAATTACACCATGCCGCTGGTGGAGCAGAAGGCCAACACCTTCGAAGTCGGCATCCGCGGTTCCCAGGGCATCGTCTCGGGCAGCCTGGCGCTGTACCGCTCGTGGATTCACAACGAGCTGCTCAACGTCGAAGTAGTTCCGGCCAGCGGCCTGACGCCGGCGTTGACGCGCACCTCCAATGCCAGCGCGACCATCCACCAGGGCGTCGAAGCCGGCCTGGACATCGACCTCTGGCAGGGCACACGCGGCGACAACCTGCTGCTGCGCCAGTCCTACACGCTCAACGACTTCTACTACCGGGATGACCAGGAGTTCAACGCCAACGAACTGCCCGGCCTGCCCAAGCACATCTACCAGGCGGAGTTGAAGTATCAACACCCGAGTGGCTTCTACGGTGGCATCGACGTGCGTAGCGCATCGAGCACGGCAGTGGACTACGCCAACTCGTTCTACGCCCCGTCCTACACCGTGTGGGGCGCCAAGTTCGGCTACGAAGACCCGAGCGACCGCTGGCAGGTTTTCCTCGACCTCAGAAACCTCACCGACGAGAGCTACGCCACCGCGATCAGCCCGATCTACAACGCCCGTGGCAACGATGCGGCAGCGCTTTACGTCGGCGATGGCTTTGGCGCCTTCACCGGCGTGGCCTTCCGTTTCTGA
- a CDS encoding TonB-dependent receptor has translation MIARYREEDLINGGTLTKAQLLDNPKQNNVPAGRKKDGTTLLISKTNYRFDDDSLLEVGLGYNDYPLHNGWRYSATPQDWRSTDTSVSLRYLRQGDVLFGKPSDTTLSFSHTRLNGDVKAYNRSDNSLRQYTEYSGSRDTVFAIGNELQLDERFWLSSGISFIEIDRDVSIEYTTLTNTTEFPSSVSYQDWDVAPRLGFRYQVHPDVQLFGNVSRSIDPPVTWYYGSTGNAYVRPLQPQEGTTLEFGVRGSAGIFDGSLTLYRSWIDKELLSVVVIPATSTADAVVANANASKTIHQGIEAGLNTVLWEGSSGNTLSLRQAYTFNDFFYKDDDVFGDNQLPSLPMHVYQGELQYQHTSGFYAQLNVRSASNYYVDYANTLKAPSYTLWGAKVGYEAPSEKWSVFLDARNLTDEKYATTTNTAYNLNGNDSANFYPGDGFGVTTGVAFRF, from the coding sequence TTGATTGCCCGTTATCGCGAAGAGGACCTGATCAACGGTGGCACCCTGACCAAGGCGCAGTTGCTGGACAACCCCAAGCAGAACAACGTGCCGGCCGGGCGCAAGAAGGACGGCACGACCCTTCTGATCAGCAAGACCAACTACCGCTTCGATGACGATTCGCTGCTGGAGGTCGGGTTGGGTTACAACGACTACCCCTTGCACAACGGCTGGCGCTATTCCGCCACGCCGCAGGATTGGCGCTCCACCGATACCAGTGTGAGCTTGCGTTATCTACGCCAGGGAGATGTGCTGTTCGGCAAGCCGAGCGACACCACCCTGAGCTTCAGCCACACCCGTCTGAATGGCGATGTGAAAGCCTACAATCGCAGCGATAACTCGTTGCGTCAGTACACCGAGTACAGCGGCTCGCGGGATACCGTTTTCGCCATCGGCAACGAGCTGCAACTCGATGAGCGCTTCTGGTTGTCCAGCGGCATTTCCTTCATCGAAATCGACCGTGACGTCAGCATCGAATACACCACGCTGACCAACACAACCGAATTTCCAAGCAGTGTCAGCTATCAGGACTGGGATGTAGCGCCACGGCTCGGGTTCCGTTATCAGGTGCACCCCGACGTACAGCTGTTCGGTAACGTCAGCCGTTCCATCGATCCGCCCGTGACCTGGTACTACGGCAGCACCGGCAATGCCTACGTGCGCCCGCTGCAGCCGCAAGAGGGCACCACGCTCGAATTCGGCGTGCGCGGTAGCGCCGGCATCTTCGATGGCAGCCTGACGCTGTATCGCAGCTGGATCGACAAGGAGCTGCTGTCGGTGGTTGTCATCCCAGCCACCAGTACTGCGGATGCCGTCGTTGCCAACGCCAACGCCAGCAAGACCATTCACCAGGGTATCGAAGCCGGGTTGAACACTGTGCTTTGGGAGGGCAGTTCGGGCAATACGCTCAGCTTGCGTCAGGCGTATACCTTCAATGATTTCTTCTACAAAGACGACGATGTGTTTGGCGACAACCAGTTGCCGAGCTTGCCCATGCATGTCTACCAGGGCGAGTTGCAGTATCAACACACCAGCGGCTTTTACGCTCAGCTGAATGTGCGTTCGGCTTCCAATTACTACGTGGATTATGCGAACACCCTGAAGGCGCCTTCCTACACCTTGTGGGGTGCGAAAGTCGGCTATGAAGCGCCTAGCGAGAAGTGGAGCGTGTTTCTCGATGCCCGCAACCTCACTGACGAGAAGTACGCCACGACGACGAATACCGCTTATAACCTCAATGGTAATGACTCAGCCAACTTCTATCCGGGAGATGGCTTTGGCGTGACTACCGGGGTGGCGTTCCGTTTTTAG
- a CDS encoding Plug domain-containing protein: protein MDVGIAIDTTTIHDRSASKMPAKGDNRRSLMGAAGAGALAACLGTASMAHAQSPSGDAAAQRLDTVVVSGERKTEAQQAQERIEEVAGAATVIDNKQVERGRASNAEDVLALQPGIFAQATSGTSANKISIRGSGLNTFYQGYSLGIKYLYDGMPITGPGGTQEDLLNMAAVNYTEVLYGANAFSYTALALGGAINFVTHSGYSSPGNYARFEVGSFGYRKQQLSTGGVVGDSDYYVSVSCTTNGTASRTIRPTKARISSAILDTDSTTSSIPG, encoded by the coding sequence ATGGACGTTGGTATCGCTATCGATACCACGACGATTCATGACAGGAGTGCAAGCAAGATGCCGGCAAAAGGAGATAACCGCAGATCACTGATGGGTGCAGCTGGAGCAGGGGCGCTGGCTGCCTGCCTGGGTACGGCCTCCATGGCGCATGCCCAGTCACCGTCGGGTGATGCCGCTGCTCAGCGCCTCGATACCGTGGTGGTCAGTGGCGAGAGGAAAACCGAAGCACAGCAGGCCCAGGAGCGTATCGAGGAAGTGGCCGGTGCGGCGACCGTCATCGATAACAAGCAGGTCGAGCGCGGGCGTGCCTCCAATGCCGAGGATGTACTCGCGCTGCAGCCCGGGATCTTTGCTCAGGCAACCAGCGGCACCTCCGCCAACAAGATCTCCATCCGTGGTTCGGGCTTGAATACTTTCTATCAAGGCTATTCCCTGGGGATCAAATACCTGTATGACGGCATGCCCATCACCGGCCCCGGCGGTACCCAGGAAGATCTGCTGAACATGGCTGCGGTGAACTACACCGAAGTGCTGTACGGCGCCAATGCCTTTTCCTATACGGCGCTGGCCTTGGGCGGCGCGATCAACTTCGTGACCCACAGCGGTTATTCGTCGCCGGGTAACTACGCGCGTTTCGAAGTGGGCAGCTTCGGCTATCGCAAGCAGCAACTAAGCACCGGCGGCGTGGTGGGGGACAGTGATTACTACGTCTCGGTATCCTGCACAACGAACGGGACGGCTTCCAGGACAATACGCCCAACGAAGGCAAGGATTTCATCGGCAATTTTGGACACCGATTCAACGACAAGCTCGATACCCGGTTGA